The following coding sequences are from one Proteiniborus sp. DW1 window:
- the spoVT gene encoding stage V sporulation protein T — MKATGIVRRIDDLGRVVIPKEIRRTLRIREGDPLEIFTDREGEVILKKYSPIGELNEFATEFAESLYENIGHTSVICDRDTIVAISGGSKKEYLDKRVSPELEKIMEGRETYIATGANKPIRLASDELNPEKYLNQIIAPIVTQGDPIGAVVLITKEPNVKMGEIEVKLAETAAAFLSKQMEQ, encoded by the coding sequence GTGAAAGCTACTGGAATCGTAAGGAGAATAGATGACTTAGGTAGAGTAGTAATACCCAAAGAGATTAGACGAACACTTAGGATAAGAGAAGGCGATCCTTTAGAGATATTCACCGATAGGGAAGGAGAGGTAATACTAAAGAAATATTCTCCTATTGGCGAGCTAAATGAGTTTGCTACTGAATTTGCAGAGTCACTATACGAGAACATAGGTCATACTTCAGTTATTTGTGACAGGGATACTATTGTTGCCATATCTGGAGGCTCAAAAAAGGAATACTTGGATAAAAGAGTAAGCCCTGAGCTAGAGAAAATAATGGAGGGCAGAGAGACTTATATAGCTACAGGTGCAAATAAACCAATCAGATTAGCCTCTGATGAGTTAAATCCAGAAAAGTATCTTAATCAGATTATTGCACCTATAGTAACACAAGGAGATCCAATTGGTGCAGTTGTATTAATAACTAAGGAACCAAATGTAAAGATGGGAGAGATTGAAGTTAAGCTTGCTGAAACAGCTGCAGCATTTTTATCTAAACAAATGGAGCAATAA